One genomic segment of Streptococcus salivarius includes these proteins:
- a CDS encoding sugar transferase: MKEKQDIRRFEIGMVQLIVVAFVAWGVSKIPYSEIGKSSIVLLAVIHMLTYYLSNYHNNLKYRGYLQEFVATFKYSLLFVLIATFISFFSDGGFSISRRGLLFFVVLNALFLYITNTCLKIFRSSIYTRRKANKNILLITDRARLDTVLSRMRDNMDGKITAVCVLDDPNFSDPILKTLSKENLTEYATHSVVDEVFVNLPSEKYKIWDFISSFELMGIPVSININVIEFLSESEKRLQQLGPFNVITFSAQFYSYVDVLAKRLLDIVGSLVGLVICGVAGLFLYPLIRKDGGPAIFVQNRVGQNGRIFRFYKFRSMRVDAEEIKKQLMDKNQMKGGMFKIDNDPRITKIGHFIRRTSLDELPQFWNVLKGDMSLVGTRPPTVDEYEKYTPEQKRRLSFKPGITGLWQVSGRSEITDFDEVVKLDVAYMDGWTIWRDIQILLKTIKVVVMKDGAK; the protein is encoded by the coding sequence GTGAAAGAAAAACAAGATATACGCCGTTTTGAGATTGGTATGGTCCAGTTGATAGTAGTTGCTTTTGTTGCATGGGGAGTCAGTAAAATTCCTTATTCAGAGATTGGCAAAAGTAGTATAGTACTATTAGCTGTAATTCATATGTTGACATATTATTTAAGTAACTACCATAATAATCTCAAGTATAGAGGATATTTACAAGAATTTGTGGCAACATTTAAATATAGTTTGTTATTTGTATTGATTGCTACGTTTATATCCTTTTTTTCAGACGGTGGTTTTTCTATATCTCGCCGAGGTCTCCTCTTTTTTGTTGTTCTAAATGCTTTGTTTCTCTATATAACAAATACGTGTTTAAAAATTTTTAGATCTTCAATTTATACGCGTCGTAAAGCTAATAAAAATATTCTTTTAATTACTGACAGAGCTAGATTGGATACTGTCTTGAGTCGGATGAGAGATAATATGGATGGTAAAATCACAGCAGTTTGTGTCCTAGATGATCCAAATTTTTCAGATCCTATTTTAAAAACTTTATCCAAGGAAAATCTTACTGAATATGCGACTCATTCAGTGGTAGATGAGGTGTTTGTTAATCTCCCAAGTGAGAAGTATAAGATATGGGATTTTATCTCTTCGTTTGAATTAATGGGTATCCCTGTATCTATCAATATTAATGTGATCGAGTTTTTGAGTGAGAGTGAAAAACGATTACAACAACTAGGGCCTTTTAATGTTATTACATTCTCTGCTCAATTCTATAGTTATGTTGACGTACTTGCAAAACGTTTGCTCGACATTGTAGGATCTTTAGTTGGCCTTGTAATTTGTGGGGTTGCAGGATTATTTCTTTACCCTCTTATTCGAAAAGACGGAGGACCAGCTATCTTTGTACAGAATCGTGTTGGACAGAATGGACGTATTTTTAGATTTTATAAATTCCGCTCAATGCGTGTTGATGCTGAGGAAATTAAAAAGCAATTGATGGATAAAAATCAAATGAAGGGGGGGATGTTTAAAATAGACAATGACCCCCGTATTACAAAAATTGGGCATTTTATTCGGAGAACTAGCTTAGATGAACTTCCACAATTTTGGAATGTATTAAAAGGGGATATGAGCTTGGTTGGGACACGTCCTCCAACAGTTGATGAGTATGAAAAATATACACCTGAACAGAAACGTCGTTTAAGTTTTAAACCTGGTATCACAGGTCTTTGGCAAGTAAGTGGACGAAGTGAAATCACTGACTTTGATGAGGTTGTTAAACTGGATGTTGCTTATATGGATGGGTGGACAATCTGGCGAGATATTCAAATCTTACTGAAAACGATTAAAGTTGTAGTAATGAAAGATGGAGCAAAATAA
- a CDS encoding glycosyltransferase yields MFCYIILHYKVYDETVSCVKSIRESNCNQKKIIIIDNFSNNGTGEQLQEFYKDDEEIDVLINDKNLGFARGNNVAYQYSKFKYKPDFIVIMNNDVEIETNNFEEKVSEIYDREKFHLLGPDIYSTTYHLHQNPKRCSHYTYDEVKKLNQKFKKESQISLSLKIKCWLKASKKLRTLIYQKRRNSETNYKKTVVNPILHGSFIVYSKDYIKNEEFAFNPNTFFYFETEILDYECEKKGYKRLYTPEIKVLHHQNVATNQVYSNLVEKTIFSNKCNFESTSYFLELMGKEK; encoded by the coding sequence TTGTTTTGTTATATTATTTTACATTACAAGGTTTATGATGAGACGGTTTCTTGTGTGAAATCTATACGGGAAAGTAATTGCAATCAGAAAAAAATAATCATCATTGATAATTTCTCAAATAACGGAACAGGTGAACAGTTACAGGAATTTTATAAAGATGATGAAGAAATTGATGTGTTAATAAATGATAAAAATTTAGGATTTGCTAGAGGAAATAATGTCGCTTATCAATATTCTAAATTCAAATATAAACCGGATTTTATTGTCATTATGAACAATGATGTAGAAATAGAAACTAACAATTTTGAGGAAAAAGTTAGTGAAATATATGACCGAGAAAAATTTCATTTACTCGGTCCTGATATTTATTCAACGACTTATCATCTTCATCAGAATCCAAAACGATGTTCGCATTATACTTATGATGAAGTCAAGAAATTGAATCAAAAATTTAAAAAAGAAAGTCAGATTAGTCTTTCTTTGAAAATAAAGTGTTGGCTTAAAGCAAGTAAAAAATTACGAACACTTATCTATCAGAAAAGAAGAAACTCAGAAACCAATTATAAGAAAACCGTCGTAAATCCAATTTTACATGGCTCTTTTATCGTATACTCTAAAGATTATATAAAAAATGAGGAGTTTGCTTTTAATCCAAATACGTTTTTCTATTTTGAAACAGAAATTCTGGACTATGAATGTGAAAAAAAAGGATACAAGCGTTTATATACACCAGAGATAAAAGTTCTCCATCATCAAAATGTTGCGACAAATCAGGTATATTCAAATTTGGTAGAAAAAACCATCTTTTCAAATAAGTGTAATTTTGAATCTACTAGTTATTTCTTAGAATTGATGGGGAAGGAAAAATAA
- a CDS encoding LCP family protein produces MSSRTNRKQKRTGKKMWGMVNIGLTILYTVLVAFLLFIMFNYNFLSFRFLNIIITIGLLVVLAISIFLQKAKKSTLVTTIILVVFSLISLVGVFGFKQMIDITNRMNQTAAFSEVEMSIVVPKDSDIKDVNQLTTVQAPTKVDKNNVDTLMSALKKDKKVDVKVDDVASYQEAYDNLKSGKSKAMVLSGSYASLLESVDSNYSSNLKTIYTYKIKKKNNNSAKQVDSKVFNIYISGIDTYGSISTVSRSDVNIIMTVNMNTHKILLTTTPRDAYVKIPDGGADQYDKLTHAGIYGVETSEKTLENLYGIKIDYYARINFTSFLKLIDQLGGVTVHNDQAFTSLHGKFDFPVGDIQMNSEQALGFVRERYSLDGGDNDRGKNQEKVISAIVNKLASLKSVSNFTSIVNNLQDSVQTNMSLDTINALANTQLDSGSKFTVASQAVTGTGSTGQLTSYAMPNSSLYMMKLDDSSVESASQAIKKLMEEK; encoded by the coding sequence ATGAGTTCGCGTACGAATCGTAAGCAGAAACGAACGGGTAAAAAAATGTGGGGAATGGTTAACATCGGGTTGACTATTCTGTATACTGTTTTAGTAGCATTTTTGTTATTCATTATGTTCAATTATAATTTCCTATCATTTAGGTTTTTGAACATTATTATCACTATTGGTTTATTGGTAGTTCTTGCCATTAGCATCTTCCTTCAGAAAGCTAAAAAATCAACGCTAGTAACTACTATTATTTTAGTAGTTTTTTCACTTATTTCTTTGGTCGGTGTCTTTGGTTTTAAACAAATGATTGATATCACTAACCGTATGAATCAAACGGCAGCATTTTCAGAAGTTGAAATGAGCATTGTTGTTCCTAAGGATAGTGACATCAAAGATGTGAATCAGCTTACTACCGTACAGGCACCTACTAAGGTTGATAAGAACAATGTCGACACCTTGATGTCTGCTCTAAAGAAAGACAAAAAGGTTGATGTTAAAGTTGATGATGTTGCTTCATATCAAGAAGCATATGACAATCTTAAGTCTGGCAAATCTAAAGCTATGGTCTTGAGTGGCTCTTATGCTAGCCTACTAGAGTCTGTCGATAGTAACTATTCTTCAAATCTAAAAACAATCTATACTTATAAAATTAAAAAGAAGAATAACAACTCTGCAAAACAAGTAGATTCAAAAGTCTTCAATATTTATATTAGTGGTATTGATACCTACGGTTCAATTTCAACAGTGTCACGTTCAGATGTCAATATCATTATGACCGTTAACATGAACACACATAAGATTCTCTTGACGACTACTCCACGTGATGCATACGTTAAGATTCCTGATGGAGGGGCAGACCAGTATGATAAATTAACCCACGCAGGTATTTATGGCGTTGAAACATCTGAAAAAACTCTGGAAAATCTTTATGGCATTAAGATTGATTACTATGCACGTATTAACTTCACATCTTTCCTTAAGTTGATTGACCAACTTGGTGGTGTGACAGTTCATAATGATCAAGCCTTCACGAGTCTTCACGGGAAGTTTGATTTCCCAGTTGGAGATATCCAAATGAATTCTGAACAAGCCCTTGGCTTTGTTCGTGAGCGTTATAGTTTGGATGGAGGAGACAATGACCGTGGTAAGAACCAAGAGAAAGTGATTTCTGCGATTGTAAACAAGTTAGCTTCACTAAAATCAGTATCAAACTTTACTTCAATTGTTAACAATCTTCAAGACTCTGTTCAAACGAATATGTCTTTAGATACCATTAATGCTTTGGCCAATACACAACTTGATTCAGGTTCTAAATTTACGGTGGCTTCTCAAGCAGTAACAGGTACAGGTTCAACTGGACAATTGACCTCTTATGCTATGCCAAATTCTAGTCTCTACATGATGAAACTGGATGATTCTAGTGTAGAAAGCGCCTCTCAAGCTATCAAAAAATTGATGGAGGAAAAATAA
- the cps4B gene encoding capsular polysaccharide biosynthesis protein Cps4B has protein sequence MIDVHSHIVFDVDDGPKTLEESLDLIGESFAQGVRTIVSTSHRRKGMFETPEDKIFANFKKVKEEAEALYPDLTIFYGGELYYTSDIVEKLEKKLIPRMHNTQFALIEFSARTSWKEIHTGLSNVLRAGVTPIVAHIERYDALEENADRVREIINMGCYTQVNSSHVLKPKLFGDKDKVRKKRVRFFLEKNLVHMVASDMHNLGPRPPFMKDAYEIVKKNYGPKRAKNLFIENPKTLLENQYL, from the coding sequence GTGATTGACGTTCACTCACATATTGTTTTTGATGTTGATGATGGTCCTAAAACTTTAGAAGAAAGTCTTGACCTCATTGGCGAAAGCTTTGCGCAAGGAGTGCGTACGATTGTTTCAACATCTCATCGTCGTAAGGGAATGTTTGAAACACCAGAGGATAAAATCTTTGCAAACTTTAAAAAAGTAAAAGAAGAAGCTGAAGCACTTTATCCAGACTTAACTATTTTTTATGGTGGTGAACTTTATTACACCTCCGACATTGTGGAGAAGCTTGAAAAGAAGCTCATTCCACGCATGCACAACACTCAATTTGCTTTAATCGAGTTTAGTGCTCGCACATCTTGGAAAGAAATTCATACTGGGCTTAGCAATGTTTTACGAGCAGGTGTGACACCAATTGTTGCTCATATTGAGCGCTATGATGCCCTCGAAGAAAATGCTGACCGTGTTCGAGAAATCATCAATATGGGCTGCTATACTCAAGTCAATAGTTCACATGTTCTAAAACCAAAGCTCTTTGGAGATAAAGATAAAGTAAGAAAGAAACGTGTTCGCTTTTTCTTGGAGAAAAATTTGGTTCATATGGTTGCTAGCGACATGCATAATCTTGGGCCGAGACCACCATTTATGAAAGATGCTTATGAAATTGTTAAAAAGAACTACGGCCCCAAACGTGCTAAGAATCTTTTTATTGAAAATCCCAAAACATTACTAGAAAATCAATATTTATAG
- a CDS encoding IS110 family transposase, producing the protein MIPGVSETCAATILAEIGPDVKAFQSDAHLASWAGLCPGSYESAGIKKSSHITQGNRYIKQALTMSGLIAAHSKDNAFSSFYSKISQRGSKMKAVIACAHKLLRIIYKILATHQEYDKEKVLGLRQQF; encoded by the coding sequence ATGATTCCTGGTGTGAGTGAAACTTGTGCAGCCACTATTTTAGCTGAGATTGGACCAGATGTGAAGGCTTTTCAATCAGACGCACACTTAGCTTCTTGGGCTGGGCTCTGCCCAGGATCTTATGAAAGTGCTGGCATTAAAAAATCCTCACATATCACGCAAGGAAATCGATATATCAAGCAGGCTTTGACCATGTCGGGATTGATTGCGGCTCACTCTAAAGACAATGCGTTTTCATCTTTTTATAGCAAAATTTCCCAAAGAGGAAGTAAGATGAAAGCCGTCATTGCTTGCGCACATAAGCTACTTCGTATCATTTACAAAATTCTCGCAACACACCAAGAATACGACAAAGAAAAAGTGCTAGGACTGAGGCAACAGTTCTAA
- a CDS encoding WecB/TagA/CpsF family glycosyltransferase — translation MKNRIQLLGINIDPLTMNETISVVEQFVSDKRPLHLMGVNADKINQCHSDDEIKRIVNESEVINADGASVVIAARYLGYSVPERVAGIDLMQELLVLANKNGYSVYFFGAKEEVLTDMLAIFKKDYPNLQVVGHRNGYFSAEEEEIIQEDIRKKNPDFVFVGITSPKKEYLIQKFMDNGVNSVFMGVGGSFDVLSGHIKRAPMWMQKANLEWLFRVANEPKRLFKRYFVGNVSFIYKVVKEKKRVK, via the coding sequence ATGAAAAACAGAATTCAATTACTTGGCATTAATATTGATCCATTAACAATGAATGAAACGATTAGTGTTGTGGAACAATTTGTTTCAGATAAGAGGCCCCTTCACTTAATGGGAGTGAATGCTGATAAAATAAACCAGTGTCACTCTGATGACGAGATAAAGAGGATTGTCAACGAGTCTGAGGTTATCAATGCAGATGGAGCTTCTGTTGTAATCGCTGCTCGCTATTTAGGATACTCAGTACCTGAGCGTGTAGCTGGGATTGATTTGATGCAAGAACTGCTTGTTCTAGCCAATAAAAATGGTTACTCTGTCTACTTCTTTGGAGCAAAAGAAGAAGTCTTAACCGATATGTTGGCCATTTTTAAAAAGGATTATCCGAATTTACAGGTAGTTGGCCATCGAAATGGTTATTTTTCTGCTGAAGAGGAAGAAATTATTCAAGAAGATATTCGAAAAAAAAATCCAGATTTTGTCTTTGTCGGCATTACTTCTCCTAAAAAGGAGTACTTGATCCAGAAGTTTATGGATAATGGAGTAAACTCTGTGTTTATGGGAGTTGGAGGAAGTTTTGATGTCCTATCAGGTCATATCAAGCGCGCGCCAATGTGGATGCAGAAAGCAAATTTAGAGTGGTTGTTTCGTGTGGCCAATGAACCCAAACGGCTCTTTAAGCGTTATTTTGTGGGAAATGTTAGTTTTATTTATAAAGTTGTAAAAGAGAAAAAGCGGGTGAAATAA
- a CDS encoding tyrosine-protein kinase: MPLLKLVKSKADFAKKTEEYYNAIRTNIQFSGANFKVIAVSSVQPGEGKSTTSVNLAISFASVGLRTLLIDADTRNSVLSGTFKSNEPYKGLSNFLSGNASLGEVICETDVPGLHVLSSGPVPPNPTSLLQNDNFVQLLEIVRAQYDYVIIDTPPIGLVIDAVIIAHQADASLLVTAAGRIKRRFVTKAVEQLQQSGSEFLGVVLNKVDLAIDKYGSYGSYGSYGSYGEYGGDKHTENKSRKHRRKRG, encoded by the coding sequence ATGCCTTTATTAAAGTTAGTTAAATCAAAAGCAGACTTTGCTAAAAAGACGGAAGAGTATTATAACGCTATTCGTACAAATATCCAGTTTTCTGGTGCAAATTTTAAAGTGATTGCAGTAAGCTCTGTTCAACCTGGTGAAGGAAAATCAACAACATCTGTTAATTTAGCAATTTCCTTTGCTAGTGTTGGTCTTAGGACACTTCTTATCGATGCGGATACGCGTAATTCTGTATTGTCAGGAACATTTAAGTCAAATGAACCTTATAAGGGGTTGTCTAACTTCTTATCTGGGAATGCTTCATTAGGCGAAGTGATTTGTGAAACTGATGTTCCCGGACTTCATGTTCTTTCGTCAGGTCCAGTGCCACCAAATCCAACAAGTCTGTTACAAAATGATAATTTTGTACAATTATTAGAGATTGTTCGTGCTCAATATGATTACGTTATCATTGACACACCACCAATTGGTTTGGTGATTGATGCTGTTATTATTGCACACCAAGCAGATGCTAGTCTACTGGTTACAGCAGCTGGAAGAATTAAGCGTCGTTTTGTTACTAAGGCTGTAGAACAATTGCAACAAAGTGGCTCAGAGTTTCTTGGTGTTGTTTTGAATAAGGTGGATTTAGCGATTGATAAGTACGGCTCATATGGATCTTATGGCTCATACGGGTCTTATGGAGAGTATGGAGGCGATAAACATACTGAAAACAAGTCGAGAAAACATCGTCGAAAGAGAGGATAG
- a CDS encoding uracil-DNA glycosylase family protein, whose translation METLEELTQAIMSDEQNKVFTEQGIKPLFTIPKTARINIVGQAPGIRAQESGLYWNDPSGDNLRDWMGVSREEFYESGMFAIVPMDFYFPGHGKSGDLPPRKGFADKWHEKVLALAPDIQLTILVGNYAQRYYLHQKSSAKLTDTVKHYKDYLPEFFPLVHPSPRNNIWQAKNPWFMEEVVPDLKNLVKDILIK comes from the coding sequence ATGGAAACACTTGAAGAATTAACACAAGCAATCATGTCCGATGAACAAAATAAAGTTTTTACGGAACAAGGTATAAAACCCTTGTTCACCATTCCAAAAACGGCACGAATTAATATCGTAGGACAAGCTCCTGGTATTCGTGCCCAAGAGTCCGGCCTTTACTGGAATGATCCTAGCGGTGATAATCTCAGGGATTGGATGGGTGTTTCACGCGAAGAATTTTATGAATCTGGCATGTTTGCTATTGTGCCAATGGATTTTTATTTCCCAGGTCATGGGAAATCAGGTGATTTACCTCCTCGCAAAGGATTTGCAGACAAGTGGCATGAGAAAGTTCTTGCTTTAGCTCCTGATATTCAATTGACGATTTTAGTAGGTAACTATGCACAGCGTTACTATTTGCATCAAAAATCGTCGGCAAAATTAACGGATACAGTTAAGCATTATAAAGATTACCTTCCAGAGTTTTTTCCTCTCGTTCATCCCTCTCCTCGGAATAATATATGGCAAGCCAAAAATCCATGGTTTATGGAAGAAGTAGTTCCAGATTTGAAGAATTTAGTTAAAGATATTTTGATTAAATGA
- a CDS encoding IS110 family transposase translates to MEVMIETCCGIDVHQKSIVCCILDGPLESNKPKKIQKKFGTTTIALQNALDWLLENHVTHVFFESTGQYWVPLFNIFSDSELNLILANPQHIKNVPGRKTDMKDAEWIAQLGRCGLIEPSYIPSPEVMQLRLLTRRLRSYKQRQTQIKNEIHNLLQRANIKLTSYLSDIFSKTGQSLLTLFINGELIDYDNVTACIHKHVKASPEELMEAMNGKLSLEDRFLLDQSLEEYQLYQKLMNNLRSEIIAYIEKEFP, encoded by the coding sequence ATGGAAGTTATGATTGAAACTTGTTGTGGAATTGATGTCCACCAAAAGTCTATCGTTTGTTGTATTCTAGATGGTCCACTAGAAAGCAATAAACCTAAAAAGATTCAGAAAAAATTTGGTACAACAACTATAGCTCTCCAAAACGCCTTAGATTGGTTATTGGAAAATCACGTCACACATGTCTTTTTTGAAAGCACTGGCCAATATTGGGTACCACTCTTTAATATATTCTCAGACTCAGAACTCAATTTGATATTAGCTAACCCCCAACATATTAAGAATGTGCCTGGTCGAAAAACAGACATGAAAGATGCCGAATGGATTGCACAGCTCGGACGTTGTGGACTTATTGAGCCATCTTACATTCCAAGCCCTGAAGTGATGCAGTTACGTTTACTCACTCGTAGGTTACGTTCTTACAAACAACGTCAAACTCAAATAAAGAATGAGATTCATAACCTCTTACAACGTGCTAATATCAAACTAACCAGCTATCTTTCTGATATCTTCTCTAAGACAGGACAGTCTCTTTTAACGCTCTTTATCAATGGGGAACTCATTGATTATGACAATGTGACAGCTTGTATTCACAAGCATGTCAAAGCAAGTCCCGAAGAATTAATGGAGGCCATGAATGGGAAGTTGTCACTGGAGGATCGATTTCTCTTGGACCAAAGCCTAGAAGAATATCAATTGTATCAAAAACTCATGAACAATTTAAGGAGTGAAATAATAGCTTATATCGAAAAGGAGTTTCCCTGA
- the pepV gene encoding dipeptidase PepV, producing MTIDFRAEVDKRKDALMEDLFGLLRINSERDDSKVDDKHPFGPGPVKALEHFLALAERDGYKTRNIDNYAGDFEFGQGDEVLGIFAHLDVVPAGSGWDTDPYEPVIKDGKLYARGSSDDKGPTMACYYALKIIKELELPVSKRVRFIVGTDEESGWGDMEYYFAHNGLKDPDFGFSPDAEFPIINGEKGNITAYLHFEGQNDGDFSLVSFIGGLRENMVPESASADFTGPITLKELEDKLADFVAEQEVTGQVTEEAGVFHVTIHGKSAHGMMPQNGINGATYLALFLSQFDFQGNAKTYLDIIAETLHKDFFAEKTGLAFTDPKMGELTMNAGVFNFSKESEDNTIALNFRYPQGVDTDAIKANLEKLEGPKAVSLSEHGHVPHYVPVDDPMVETLLSVYEKQTGLKGHEQIIGGGTFGRLLKRGVAYGAMFPGYVNTMHQANEFTEVEDLYRAAAIYAEAIYELIK from the coding sequence ATGACAATTGATTTTCGTGCCGAAGTTGATAAGCGCAAAGATGCTTTGATGGAGGACCTTTTTGGTCTTTTGCGTATTAACTCAGAACGTGATGACAGTAAGGTTGATGATAAGCACCCATTTGGTCCTGGACCGGTAAAAGCTTTGGAACATTTTCTTGCTTTAGCAGAACGTGATGGCTATAAAACTCGTAATATTGATAATTATGCTGGTGACTTTGAATTTGGTCAAGGTGATGAAGTTTTGGGTATCTTTGCCCACTTGGATGTAGTTCCAGCTGGTAGCGGTTGGGATACAGATCCTTACGAACCTGTAATCAAAGATGGCAAACTTTATGCCCGTGGGTCATCAGATGATAAAGGCCCAACAATGGCTTGTTACTATGCCTTGAAAATTATTAAAGAACTCGAGCTTCCAGTATCTAAGCGTGTGCGATTCATTGTTGGTACTGATGAAGAATCTGGTTGGGGCGATATGGAATATTACTTCGCTCATAATGGATTGAAAGATCCTGATTTTGGTTTTTCACCTGATGCAGAATTCCCAATTATTAATGGTGAAAAAGGTAATATTACAGCCTATCTTCATTTTGAAGGTCAAAATGATGGAGACTTTAGTCTTGTGTCCTTTATTGGTGGTTTGCGTGAAAATATGGTTCCTGAATCAGCAAGTGCAGATTTTACTGGACCTATCACTTTGAAAGAACTTGAGGACAAATTAGCAGACTTTGTTGCGGAACAAGAAGTAACTGGTCAAGTGACCGAAGAAGCAGGTGTTTTCCATGTGACTATTCATGGGAAATCAGCTCATGGTATGATGCCTCAAAATGGTATTAATGGGGCAACCTACTTGGCACTCTTCCTTAGTCAATTTGATTTCCAAGGCAATGCTAAAACGTATTTGGATATAATTGCTGAAACACTTCATAAAGATTTCTTTGCTGAAAAGACAGGTCTTGCATTTACAGATCCTAAGATGGGTGAATTGACCATGAATGCAGGTGTATTTAACTTCTCTAAGGAATCAGAAGATAATACGATTGCTCTGAATTTCCGCTATCCTCAAGGGGTTGATACGGACGCTATTAAGGCTAATCTTGAAAAACTCGAAGGTCCTAAGGCGGTTAGTCTCTCAGAACATGGTCATGTGCCACACTATGTACCAGTTGATGATCCTATGGTGGAGACTCTTCTTTCAGTCTATGAGAAACAAACAGGCCTTAAAGGTCATGAACAAATTATTGGTGGCGGAACATTTGGACGTCTCCTCAAACGTGGTGTTGCCTATGGAGCTATGTTCCCTGGTTATGTCAACACGATGCACCAAGCAAATGAGTTTACTGAGGTCGAAGACTTGTACCGTGCAGCTGCCATTTATGCAGAAGCTATCTATGAGTTAATCAAGTAA
- a CDS encoding LicD family protein, with protein MGQFEVLKKIQEIELDALKEFNKICKENNLMFFLRGGSVMGAVKYQGFIPWDDDVDIAVPREDYDQLPQIFENKIIAGKYQVLCHQYCEELHCYFPRLFLLEDERIKLGLPRNTNLGLHLIDIIPLDGAPNNSLVRKVYYLKVYWYRFLASLGTTYKGDHIDMHSKKQKLLIGLFKKLGFAKLFPQNSVYNRLDRLYKRYDWKKQHYAGTVNASLFTKEVMPSDIWGKGVFLRFEDTEYRVPSDYDSYLKRLYGENYYYEEPAEEDRKSHIGG; from the coding sequence ATGGGACAGTTTGAAGTCTTAAAAAAAATTCAAGAAATTGAGCTGGATGCTTTAAAAGAATTCAACAAGATTTGTAAAGAAAATAATCTAATGTTCTTCTTGAGAGGCGGAAGTGTGATGGGAGCAGTTAAATACCAAGGGTTTATCCCTTGGGATGATGATGTGGATATTGCCGTTCCCAGAGAAGATTATGATCAGCTACCACAAATTTTTGAAAATAAAATAATTGCAGGTAAGTATCAGGTTCTTTGTCATCAGTATTGTGAAGAATTACACTGTTATTTTCCACGTCTTTTTCTACTTGAAGATGAGAGAATAAAATTGGGACTACCCAGGAATACAAATCTTGGCTTGCATCTTATTGATATCATACCTCTTGATGGCGCTCCTAACAATAGTTTAGTCAGAAAGGTGTATTACCTTAAAGTGTATTGGTACCGTTTTTTAGCTAGTTTGGGAACAACTTATAAAGGCGATCATATTGATATGCATTCTAAAAAGCAGAAATTGCTGATTGGATTATTTAAAAAATTAGGTTTTGCAAAACTGTTTCCTCAAAATTCAGTATACAACCGACTGGATAGGTTGTATAAGCGATATGATTGGAAGAAACAACATTATGCTGGTACAGTAAATGCTTCTTTATTCACTAAAGAAGTGATGCCTTCCGATATTTGGGGAAAAGGTGTTTTTTTGAGATTTGAAGATACAGAGTATAGAGTTCCGTCTGATTATGATAGTTATCTGAAGAGGTTGTATGGTGAAAACTATTATTACGAAGAACCTGCTGAAGAAGATAGAAAGTCGCATATAGGAGGGTAA
- a CDS encoding capsular polysaccharide biosynthesis protein, whose product MNQDNTKSVEIDVLALLHKLWTKKLLILFTAFYFAAFSFLGTYFFIQPTYTSTTRIYVVNQATDNKNLSAQDLQAGTYLVNDYKEIITSNDVLSEVIKDEKLNLSEAELSKMVSVNIPTDTRLISISVKAKTGQDAQVLANKVREVASKKIKTVTKVEDVTTLEEAKLPSSPSSPNIKRNVLLGAILGGFVAIVAVLVREVLDDRIRRPEDVEDVLEMTLLGIVPDTDKI is encoded by the coding sequence ATGAATCAAGATAACACTAAAAGTGTTGAAATCGACGTACTAGCATTGCTACATAAACTTTGGACGAAGAAGCTTTTGATTCTTTTCACAGCTTTTTATTTCGCTGCTTTCAGTTTCTTAGGTACTTATTTCTTTATCCAACCAACATATACATCAACAACGCGTATCTATGTTGTTAATCAGGCAACAGATAATAAGAATCTTTCTGCTCAAGATTTGCAAGCTGGTACCTATTTGGTAAATGACTATAAAGAGATTATTACATCAAATGATGTATTATCAGAAGTTATTAAAGATGAAAAGTTGAATTTGAGTGAGGCAGAACTGTCTAAAATGGTTTCAGTTAATATCCCTACAGATACTCGTCTTATTTCAATCTCAGTAAAAGCCAAAACTGGTCAAGATGCTCAAGTGCTTGCTAATAAAGTACGTGAGGTAGCGTCTAAAAAAATTAAAACTGTAACTAAAGTTGAAGATGTCACAACACTTGAAGAGGCTAAGTTGCCATCTTCACCATCTTCACCAAATATTAAACGGAACGTGTTACTTGGTGCTATTCTGGGTGGTTTTGTAGCAATTGTGGCTGTGTTAGTTCGTGAAGTTTTAGATGATCGTATTCGTCGCCCTGAAGATGTTGAAGACGTGCTTGAAATGACACTTCTTGGAATTGTTCCTGATACAGATAAAATTTAA